The Streptomyces puniciscabiei genomic interval TCCAGCCGGCCCGCCGCGACCCGGTTCAGCCGCTCCTCGGCCGGCAGGGAGAACAGCTCCACCGGGACGTCCGGTGCCCGCTCGGCGAACGCGGCCAGCACCCGGTCCAGATGGGCGCCGAGCCCGGTGCTGGTGCCGAGGCGCAGCCCGGCGGGCGCCGCCACCGAGGCCCGCGCCTTCTCGGCCGCCGCGAGCACCGCCCGCGCCTCGGGCAGCAGCCGCTCCCCCGCCCCGGTCAGCCGCACCCGGCGCGGCGACCGGTCGAACAGCTCCGCGCCCAGCTCCCGCTCCAGCCGCTGTATCTGCTGACTGACCGCCGACTGCACGATGTGCAGCCGCTCGGCGGCCCGCCCGAAGTGCAACTCCTCTGCGACGGCGACGAAATAGCTGAGCTGGCGGAGTTCCATGCGCCGACTGTAGAGGGTGGGGCTCAGGGGCGTACGACCGTCCCGAAGCGGATGTCGTACGACGCCTCCGGGTACAGCACGCGCAGCATCCGCTCGCCCTCCGCGGTGACCTCCTCCCGCTGGGCCCCGGTGAGCGCGGTGAAGGGCTCGATGACCAGGGCGCCGGGGTCCAGTTTCCACAGGCCCGCCAGGAAACCGTCGACGAGGAGGGTGCGGTGGGCCTGGTTGCCCTGCCAGTGCCGGCCCCGGTGCTCGGCGGGTACGACCCGGCTGCGGTCGGCGTGGGAGAGCAGAAGGTTGTCGAACTCGGGCAGGAAGCGGGGCGGGGCCGGGGTGTCCGGGTCGGGGCGCGGGGCGTCGGGGAGGTCGAAGAGCTCGGTGCCGTTCGGGTCACGGAAGGTCAGCAGCCGGGGGCGGAGCCGTTCGAAGACCTCCCTCAGACGGGTGAGTCCGGCCCACGTCTGCATGTCCCTCACGGACGCCGGGCCGAAGGCGGCGAGATAGCGCAGGACCACGGCGTCCGGTTCGGGGGCCGGTCCGGCCGGGCGGCCGAGCCAGTGTTCGGCGGTGGTGAGGGCGACCTGGCCGCTCCTGCCCCACAGTCCGCGCGGGGTGACCTGGACCAGCGGCAGCGTGCAGCGGGCGGCGACGGCGAGGGCCCGCGGGTCGGCGTCCGGCCACCGGACGCTCAGCGCCTGCCGCAGCTGGGCCATGGTCCGCGGCTCGGCCTCGACCAGCTCGCGGGCGTGCCGGGCCAGCAGGTCCAGGTCGACGCCGGCCAGACCGGCGCGGAAACCGCTCAGCTCTCGGTCGCGGGCCGGCTGGACGAGCGGCCGCAGGCTCAGGCAGTCGTCGGCGGTGTGGGTGTGCAGGGTGGAGCGCAGGGAGACGATCCGGGCGACCTCGCGATCGGCCATGAGCGCGGACAGCTCCTGCGGTGCGAAGCCGTCGAGCCGGGCGGCGAGGGCGTGGTACGGCGGTTTGACGTTCTGCGCCTGGAGACCGAGCAGATGCCGCACGGCGGCCGACGCGGACAGCGGCGAGCGGCGCAGCAGCAACTGGCGTTCCAGCGTGGCACGGTTGAGGGCGCGGACGTCCAGAAGGGGGGCCTTCGAGACCATGCCCTTCGGCGCACTGCCCTTCGGCGCACTGCTCTTTGTCATGGCC includes:
- a CDS encoding winged helix DNA-binding domain-containing protein; the protein is MTKSSAPKGSAPKGMVSKAPLLDVRALNRATLERQLLLRRSPLSASAAVRHLLGLQAQNVKPPYHALAARLDGFAPQELSALMADREVARIVSLRSTLHTHTADDCLSLRPLVQPARDRELSGFRAGLAGVDLDLLARHARELVEAEPRTMAQLRQALSVRWPDADPRALAVAARCTLPLVQVTPRGLWGRSGQVALTTAEHWLGRPAGPAPEPDAVVLRYLAAFGPASVRDMQTWAGLTRLREVFERLRPRLLTFRDPNGTELFDLPDAPRPDPDTPAPPRFLPEFDNLLLSHADRSRVVPAEHRGRHWQGNQAHRTLLVDGFLAGLWKLDPGALVIEPFTALTGAQREEVTAEGERMLRVLYPEASYDIRFGTVVRP